From the Thermodesulfobacteriota bacterium genome, the window ACCTTCGGGTTATGAGAGCTAAATTTGGATAATGCGTGAAATTGCGTTAAGAAGTTCTAGCTTGTGTATCGTACCGTAAATACCCTACTTATTCAAAAGTTGATAGTATATATTATACCAATGAGTAGCGTTAAATAGCGAAATAGTCAGATCGAGCAGGTGACCATTCAAGTGACCACAGAAAACAGAAAGCTTAGAAGTCGGCCGTCATTTTCTGGAGTTAATTTTAAGCTGAACAAAGAGTGGCTTGCCGCTTGTGCTGGCTGGGAAGTGGAAGGGAGGGCCTTAAGACAACATCCAGATAAAAAAACGATTCTCAACGAAGCGGAAAATCTTATAAATACCCCTAATCAATTAATCGAACGGACAAAAATAGACCCATCGGTCATGGAGACTGACAATGGCGTTATTGTAGCGCTAAAACTCTTGAGTCACTTTTCTTGTGCACCTAAATCTGAGAGATCAAAGCAGGCCGCAGATATATTACGAGCGATTGGACGTCTAGATCTATTACCCAGAACGGCAGGAGGTCGACCCGAAACAAACAAGACTTTGAACCTATGGCTTTATTTCTGGCGATATGAGCCAGAAGATTTAATTGATGCCGTAAACGATTACAAAGTGAGGTTGTTATATCTCTTAGGGAAATGCCCTGAAAAGCATGGGCGCAGACAATTAGACGCCCCTAATAAAGTTTTTACACCCAAAGGAAGGCCGCCTATTTATGAATGTTGTATTGAGCATGCTTTCACGGCCGAAACAGGTGAACCGCTTCCAAAAGAATTTGACAGTTATATGTCAGCCACCCCGGATTTAAGCTATATTACACTCCTTTTTTTCCATTATAAGTTTGATGTGCCATTTTGGAAATTACTCGCTTTTTATCGCAGAATTAACGAAAAACGTAAATTTCGTTTCGATCGGAAGGTTACAAAAGAAACAAAACTTGAGTCAGAGTTAGAGCTAAAAATCGCTCGATTTCCTCCCCATCGATACCCATTTTTCGATTTTAATATAGCGGGATATAGGGGACTCGACGATATACCCCAAGACCCCGTAGAGCGGAAAAATATTTTTGAACAAACTCTATTGGGAAGTATATAGGCAATTCCCTAGATGAAATTTCTAATATTCTCAGCCCATTAAACTGTCTACCACCGTAGATGCCTTCCAGTCATTATCGTATTAAAAAAAAACGATAAAGAGGATGAAACATGACTGGAAAGCGGTTAATCGATAAGAAACAACTCGGGGAGAAACATCCCTACCTTTCTAATCAGTGGAGACTCAATTACTTAATACGAACAGGTCAAATTCCGATTGTGAGAATAGGTCGGGGAAGAGGCAGAATCGCATTCGAAGAGTCAGCTATAGATCGGTGGATCGAGGAGCATACTTGCAGAGAGGTGTCTGAATGAGTGGAGTTATACTAGAAGAAATCGAACGGTCTTTGTTAAACGCTATCATAGAGGGCGACATGAGCTTTGACGATCTTAAAGGTATGGGTCTATGCGCCGAAGACTTCAGCAGTGAGACTCACCATCTGATATTCGAGGGCATGGGACGCTTACATGAAAAGCGCGAACCAATAGACGTCCTGAATTTATGTAACGAACTCGACGGAACTTCAAGGCCAAACGGCAGGGCGTGGAGTAGCTATATTACGAACGTTCTAGGTGTAGCCCTTCAGATAGGCGACATCACATATCACGTCAAAAAAATCCAAGAGGCTTCCCGACTAAGGAAACTTTCTGAGGCCGGCTATCGTCTTTATGAGGCAGCACAAAAAGGCGACGCTGAATCCGTCCACAGTTGGCGAAAAAAAATCACAGAATTTAAAACGCCGCAGGAGAAGGATACTGAGGATAAGTGTATTGCCCTGGCTCATCACGACCCGAGACCCAAACCGTGGATAATTAAGGACCTTATTCCTGACGGGTTTCCGAGTATGATTTATGGAGCAGGAGGCATGGGGAAAAGTTTTCTCGCGGCGTACTTGGGAATTGAGGCATGTAGAGGTGGGCAGAGTTTTATGGGCCATAGATTCCCCGAGGAGCCCCTGAACTCATTGATTATAGATTACGAGCTTGATGTGGATGTCCAGACAGAGAGAGTGTCGAAAATCGCCAGTGGTTTGAACCTCGATGGGATACCCGACAATCTTTACTACTACACTCCTACGA encodes:
- a CDS encoding AAA family ATPase; this translates as MSGVILEEIERSLLNAIIEGDMSFDDLKGMGLCAEDFSSETHHLIFEGMGRLHEKREPIDVLNLCNELDGTSRPNGRAWSSYITNVLGVALQIGDITYHVKKIQEASRLRKLSEAGYRLYEAAQKGDAESVHSWRKKITEFKTPQEKDTEDKCIALAHHDPRPKPWIIKDLIPDGFPSMIYGAGGMGKSFLAAYLGIEACRGGQSFMGHRFPEEPLNSLIIDYELDVDVQTERVSKIASGLNLDGIPDNLYYYTPTKAATQALPEFRGLIKQHNIRFVIIDSWGGSGVDGGNPEDTTAFLTDLRNLKIATLILDHQAKTQTGESYDNKTAFGSVYKYNMCRSVFQLSKIGESQNPMTLRLRHKKSNFGPEVDDLVFDVRFEGDRVLFTESSMQTPEERDLERICKAIATLEVEGERVNQKKLAECLEGVIGQKRLRHLLEKGDDVLWQTLPGERNEKIYKLRTAEQQSNNKCYSEILKNSAKIENYELPRC